From a region of the Tenggerimyces flavus genome:
- a CDS encoding NAD(P)-binding domain-containing protein translates to MIEHVTTVVIGAGHAGLAASHFLSEASLDHVVLERGEVANSWRRERWDSLRLLTPNWQCRLLGFGYDGPDPDGYLTSGDVVDFVERFASAVRAPVRTGTNVTSLARVDDGYRVVTDRGELRARTVVIASGACNRPSVPALHEAVPSSVEQLTPFDYRSPSKLAEGGVLVVGASATGVQLAAEIARSGRPVTLSVGEHVRLPRLYRGRDVLWWMDASGVWDQRYDEVDDLVRARRLPSPQLVGTPERSTLDLNALADLGVRLVGRWAMLRDGTALFSGGLRNVFSLADLKMARLLGTFDEWALTAGVTDVGDPERFAPTRVPDKTQLQLDLRGGEIRTIVWATGFRPDYSWLDVPVVDSKGHLRHAGGVLELPGLYALGLPVLRRRKSTFIHGIEDDARHVIGHLALHLAG, encoded by the coding sequence CTGATCGAGCACGTCACCACCGTCGTCATCGGGGCCGGCCATGCCGGCCTCGCCGCCAGCCACTTCCTCAGCGAGGCCTCGCTCGACCACGTCGTGCTCGAACGCGGCGAGGTGGCCAACTCGTGGCGACGCGAACGCTGGGACTCGTTGCGCTTGCTCACGCCCAACTGGCAGTGCCGTCTTCTGGGCTTCGGCTATGACGGTCCCGACCCGGACGGCTACCTGACGTCGGGCGACGTGGTCGACTTCGTCGAACGGTTCGCGTCGGCTGTGCGCGCACCGGTCCGGACCGGGACGAACGTGACGTCCCTGGCCAGGGTCGACGACGGGTATCGGGTGGTGACCGACCGTGGGGAGCTCCGCGCCCGGACGGTCGTGATCGCGAGCGGCGCCTGCAACCGGCCATCGGTGCCGGCCCTGCATGAGGCGGTGCCTTCGTCGGTCGAGCAGCTGACGCCGTTCGACTATCGCTCGCCCTCGAAGCTCGCTGAGGGTGGCGTGCTCGTGGTGGGCGCGTCGGCGACCGGCGTCCAGCTGGCCGCCGAGATCGCCCGGTCGGGCCGGCCCGTGACCCTGTCGGTCGGCGAGCACGTCCGGCTGCCCCGGCTCTACCGCGGCCGCGACGTGCTGTGGTGGATGGATGCGTCCGGGGTCTGGGACCAGCGCTACGACGAGGTCGACGACCTGGTGCGGGCTCGCCGGCTGCCCTCGCCGCAGCTGGTCGGTACGCCGGAACGGTCGACGCTCGACCTCAACGCGCTCGCCGACCTGGGCGTCCGGCTCGTCGGCCGGTGGGCGATGCTGCGCGACGGCACCGCGTTGTTCTCGGGCGGCTTGCGGAACGTGTTCTCGCTGGCCGACCTCAAGATGGCGCGCCTGCTCGGCACGTTCGACGAATGGGCACTCACCGCCGGCGTGACCGACGTGGGCGATCCCGAGCGCTTCGCGCCGACTCGGGTGCCCGACAAGACCCAGCTGCAGCTCGACCTGCGCGGCGGCGAGATCCGCACCATCGTGTGGGCGACGGGATTCCGGCCGGACTACAGCTGGCTCGACGTTCCCGTCGTCGACTCCAAGGGCCACCTCCGCCACGCCGGCGGCGTGCTCGAGCTACCCGGCCTCTATGCGCTGGGGCTCCCCGTCCTGCGGCGGCGCAAGTCCACCTTCATCCACGGCATCGAGGACGACGCCCGCCACGTGATCGGCCACCTCGCCCTGCACCTGGCCGGCTGA
- a CDS encoding FAD-dependent monooxygenase, with translation MMRSKVLVCGAGPAGLVAAITLAHAGVDVLLVERRPDTLTLPRATAISTRTMEILRSWGLEPAVRAVAMDLKERGWITFALTSNEGMELQEGFPTAAEAAEVSPTRPALAPQDDLERVLVEHLRSLPSARVEYGVELVGLAQDDDGVTVELRGAAPRSVRVDYVIGADGVASTVRSQLGIVLEGVDDLVTHAATQFRAPLWDVVGERRYGIYVIINPEADGVVVPSGQGDRWVYGQEIPSGSPTPPAEETIRRIRIASGVPDLEVRVERTGQFTFAAMVADRYRVGRGFVIGDAAHRITPRGGTGMNTAIHDGYDLGWKLAWVLSGWAAPALLDSYEAERRPIGARNAERSARPDGSRRELAESLADDLGGRLAHAWVDGVSTLDLLGPGLTVLAGSAGSRWVDAAVTLPVPVTTHVVNGAAEVALGIEPGGAVLVRPDGQVMAKFSADVPDPATALALTSFESASYVG, from the coding sequence CTGATGAGAAGCAAGGTGCTCGTCTGCGGCGCCGGCCCCGCGGGTCTGGTCGCCGCGATCACGCTGGCGCACGCCGGCGTCGACGTGCTGCTGGTCGAGCGGAGGCCGGACACGTTGACGTTGCCGCGGGCGACCGCGATCAGTACGCGGACGATGGAGATCCTGCGCTCGTGGGGCCTGGAGCCCGCGGTGCGCGCGGTCGCGATGGACCTGAAGGAGCGCGGCTGGATCACGTTCGCGCTCACGTCGAACGAAGGCATGGAGTTACAGGAGGGCTTCCCGACGGCCGCCGAGGCCGCCGAGGTGAGCCCGACGAGGCCTGCGCTCGCGCCGCAGGACGACTTGGAGCGCGTGCTGGTCGAGCACCTGCGCTCGCTGCCGTCCGCGCGTGTCGAGTACGGCGTCGAGCTGGTCGGCCTGGCGCAGGACGACGACGGCGTGACGGTGGAGCTGCGTGGCGCGGCGCCGCGTTCGGTGCGCGTCGACTACGTGATCGGTGCGGACGGTGTCGCGAGCACGGTGCGTTCGCAGCTCGGCATCGTGCTGGAGGGCGTGGACGACCTCGTGACGCACGCGGCGACGCAGTTCCGCGCGCCGCTGTGGGACGTCGTGGGGGAGCGGCGGTACGGGATCTACGTGATCATCAACCCGGAGGCGGACGGCGTCGTCGTTCCGTCCGGGCAGGGTGATCGGTGGGTGTACGGGCAGGAGATCCCGTCGGGCTCGCCGACGCCTCCGGCGGAGGAGACCATCCGGCGGATCCGGATCGCTTCGGGCGTGCCCGATCTCGAGGTGCGGGTCGAGCGGACCGGCCAGTTCACGTTCGCCGCCATGGTCGCCGACCGCTACCGGGTCGGCCGTGGCTTCGTCATCGGCGACGCCGCGCACCGGATCACCCCGCGCGGCGGTACGGGCATGAACACCGCGATCCACGACGGCTACGACCTCGGCTGGAAGCTGGCCTGGGTCCTGTCCGGCTGGGCCGCGCCGGCGCTGCTCGACAGCTACGAGGCCGAGCGCCGCCCGATCGGCGCGCGCAACGCCGAGCGTTCCGCGCGGCCCGACGGCTCGCGGCGGGAGCTGGCCGAGTCGCTCGCGGACGACCTCGGCGGACGGCTCGCGCACGCCTGGGTCGACGGCGTCTCGACGCTGGACCTGCTCGGGCCCGGGCTCACGGTCCTCGCCGGCTCCGCGGGTTCGCGCTGGGTCGACGCCGCGGTGACTCTCCCCGTGCCCGTAACGACCCATGTCGTGAACGGAGCGGCCGAGGTAGCGCTCGGCATCGAGCCCGGCGGTGCGGTGCTGGTCCGCCCGGATGGGCAGGTGATGGCGAAGTTCTCGGCAGACGTGCCCGATCCGGCCACCGCCCTCGCCTTGACGAGCTTCGAGTCGGCTTCCTACGTTGGCTAG
- a CDS encoding O-acetylhomoserine aminocarboxypropyltransferase/cysteine synthase family protein translates to MSDRVEQDRAFGFETRQLHAGQRPDPNTGARAVPIFQTTSYVFEDPESAAAYFNLQEYGNTYSRIMNPTVAVFEERVANLEGGAGGVAFASGIAAQAAALFTLLQPGDHVVSSSALYGGTVNQFKHLLRKMNVELSWVDPDSPDAWRGAVRENTKAFFGETIGNPGGNVLDIETLASIAHKHQLPLIVDNTFATPYLCRPIEWGADIVVHSATKFIGGHGTSIGGVVVEAGTFDWSNGRFPVVADPSPAYHGLQFHETFGTYGYLMKLRAETLRDLGGALSPFNAFLFLQGLETLSLRMQRHVENAGAVAAFLESHELASNVTYAGLPGSSYRPLVEKYLPGGAGAVFSFDCAGGRQGGQDLIRGVSLWSHLANVGDAKSLIIHPASTTHRQLSDAELAAAGVGPGTVRLSVGTESVDDLLWDLSQGFAFVEKGLTT, encoded by the coding sequence GTGAGCGACCGCGTCGAACAGGACCGCGCGTTCGGATTCGAGACTCGGCAGCTGCATGCCGGGCAACGCCCCGACCCGAACACCGGTGCGCGAGCGGTGCCGATCTTCCAGACGACCAGCTACGTCTTCGAGGACCCCGAGTCGGCGGCCGCGTACTTCAACCTGCAGGAGTACGGCAACACGTACTCGCGGATCATGAACCCGACCGTCGCGGTCTTCGAGGAACGGGTGGCGAACCTCGAGGGTGGCGCCGGCGGGGTCGCGTTCGCCAGTGGGATCGCCGCGCAGGCCGCAGCTCTGTTCACCCTGCTGCAGCCCGGCGACCACGTGGTCTCGTCGTCGGCGTTGTACGGCGGAACGGTCAACCAGTTCAAGCACCTGCTGCGCAAGATGAACGTCGAGCTGTCGTGGGTCGATCCGGACTCTCCCGACGCGTGGCGGGGGGCCGTGCGGGAGAACACCAAGGCGTTCTTCGGCGAGACGATCGGCAACCCCGGCGGGAACGTGCTGGACATCGAGACCCTGGCGTCGATCGCGCACAAGCACCAGCTGCCGTTGATCGTCGACAACACGTTCGCGACGCCGTACCTCTGCCGGCCGATCGAGTGGGGCGCGGACATCGTGGTCCACTCGGCGACGAAGTTCATCGGTGGGCACGGGACGAGCATCGGCGGCGTGGTGGTCGAGGCCGGAACTTTCGACTGGTCGAACGGGCGCTTTCCGGTCGTCGCCGATCCCTCGCCGGCCTACCACGGGCTGCAGTTCCACGAAACTTTCGGAACGTACGGCTACCTGATGAAGCTGCGAGCCGAAACGTTGCGGGATCTCGGCGGGGCGTTGTCGCCGTTCAACGCGTTCCTGTTCCTGCAGGGGTTGGAGACGTTGTCGCTGCGGATGCAACGGCACGTGGAGAACGCCGGCGCGGTCGCCGCGTTCCTCGAGTCGCACGAGCTGGCGTCGAACGTGACGTACGCCGGCCTGCCCGGCAGCTCGTACCGGCCGCTGGTGGAGAAGTACCTGCCCGGCGGCGCCGGCGCGGTCTTCTCGTTCGACTGCGCCGGTGGCCGCCAGGGTGGGCAGGACCTCATCCGCGGCGTCTCGCTCTGGTCGCATCTGGCGAACGTGGGCGACGCGAAGAGCCTGATCATCCATCCGGCGAGTACGACGCACCGCCAGCTCAGCGACGCCGAGCTCGCGGCGGCCGGCGTGGGGCCGGGGACGGTGCGGCTGTCGGTCGGGACCGAGTCGGTGGACGACCTGCTCTGGGATCTGTCGCAGGGGTTTGCCTTTGTGGAGAAGGGTTTGACGACGTGA
- a CDS encoding OsmC family protein codes for MTTVVNGVNVQALLDAREVLKGAPEAAKFTWKATSKWQHGVHSTTTVQQYFGLGEDQQHKEARTFDADHPETFAATDNGITPIEYLLVGLASCLTAGVASVAQNRGIQLRSVESTVEGHHDVRGILGADTDVRNGFNDVKVTFHIDADASKEDIEAIVAQSQKRSAVFDALTNPTDVTVEVA; via the coding sequence ATGACGACGGTCGTCAACGGGGTCAACGTCCAGGCGCTGCTCGACGCGCGCGAGGTGCTCAAGGGGGCGCCCGAGGCCGCCAAGTTCACCTGGAAGGCCACGTCGAAGTGGCAGCACGGCGTGCACAGCACGACCACGGTCCAGCAGTACTTCGGGCTCGGCGAGGACCAGCAGCACAAGGAGGCGCGCACGTTCGACGCCGACCACCCCGAGACGTTCGCCGCCACCGACAACGGCATCACCCCGATCGAGTACCTGCTCGTGGGCCTGGCCAGCTGCCTCACGGCCGGCGTCGCCTCCGTCGCGCAGAACCGAGGCATCCAGCTGCGTTCGGTCGAGTCGACGGTCGAGGGTCACCACGACGTCCGCGGCATCCTCGGCGCCGACACCGACGTACGCAACGGCTTCAACGACGTCAAGGTCACATTCCACATCGACGCCGACGCGTCGAAGGAGGACATCGAGGCCATCGTCGCCCAGTCGCAGAAGCGCTCCGCGGTGTTCGACGCCCTGACGAACCCCACGGACGTCACGGTCGAGGTCGCCTGA
- a CDS encoding CoA-binding protein — MTELDLARYQDPLVIQRVLHTAKTIAIVGLSDNELRASNFVGYYLKRHDYNVIPVNPRATSILGATSYPTLADVPEPVDVVNVFRAPAALPGIAAEAVAIGASALWCQFGVINAEGAKVAEDGGLTVVMDRCLKVEHARFVGRMHWLGFNTQRITSVRSGLQ, encoded by the coding sequence GTGACCGAGCTCGATCTCGCGCGCTACCAGGACCCGTTGGTGATCCAGCGCGTCCTCCACACGGCGAAGACGATCGCGATCGTGGGGCTGTCGGACAACGAGCTGCGGGCGAGCAACTTCGTCGGGTATTACCTCAAGCGGCACGACTACAACGTGATCCCGGTGAACCCGCGCGCGACCTCGATCCTCGGCGCGACGTCGTACCCCACCCTGGCCGACGTCCCCGAGCCCGTGGACGTCGTCAACGTCTTCCGCGCGCCGGCCGCGCTGCCGGGGATCGCGGCGGAGGCCGTCGCGATCGGCGCCAGCGCGCTGTGGTGCCAGTTCGGCGTGATCAACGCCGAGGGCGCGAAGGTCGCGGAGGACGGCGGCCTGACCGTCGTCATGGACCGCTGCCTGAAGGTCGAACACGCCCGCTTCGTCGGCCGCATGCACTGGCTGGGCTTCAACACCCAGCGCATCACCTCGGTACGGTCCGGCCTGCAGTAA
- a CDS encoding TetR/AcrR family transcriptional regulator → MSPRKYEQRTRAATAEETRQRVLEAMYERLRAAPAAAVSVDQVARDAGVARSTIYLVFESRAGLFDALAVYVFERSGFRAISDAVHDPDAREHLRGSFRAGSKAYAAERDVLRALYSGAHLDPEAFAGAVQRLEDGRLGGMRYLAKRLQEQGCLRAEVTQREAVDQLFVLTSFDAFDLLHTSRGLSVAKTASTLSDLAERALCVVTAGRTVPR, encoded by the coding sequence ATGAGTCCGCGCAAGTACGAGCAGCGAACCCGCGCCGCCACCGCCGAGGAGACCCGGCAGCGCGTGCTCGAGGCGATGTACGAACGCCTCCGCGCCGCGCCCGCCGCGGCCGTCAGCGTCGACCAGGTCGCGCGCGACGCCGGGGTGGCGCGGTCGACGATCTACCTGGTGTTCGAGTCGCGCGCGGGACTGTTCGACGCGCTCGCGGTGTACGTGTTCGAACGTTCGGGCTTCCGCGCGATCAGCGATGCGGTGCACGACCCGGACGCGCGCGAGCATCTGCGCGGCTCGTTCCGCGCGGGCAGCAAGGCGTACGCGGCCGAGCGCGACGTTCTGCGCGCCCTCTACTCCGGCGCCCACCTCGACCCCGAAGCGTTCGCCGGCGCCGTTCAGCGACTCGAGGACGGCCGCCTCGGCGGCATGCGCTACCTCGCGAAACGCCTGCAGGAGCAGGGATGTCTCCGTGCGGAGGTGACGCAGCGCGAGGCCGTCGACCAGCTGTTCGTCCTGACCAGCTTCGACGCGTTCGACCTCCTGCACACCAGCCGCGGCCTGTCGGTGGCCAAGACGGCGAGCACCCTCAGCGACCTCGCCGAGCGAGCGCTCTGCGTCGTTACTGCAGGCCGGACCGTACCGAGGTGA
- the metX gene encoding homoserine O-acetyltransferase MetX: MSTSGSTIAAGSAGTVETRFLDLPAPVPLDCGRSLHPVRVAYETYGTLSPARDNVILVCHALSGDAHAAGYSAAPSAEASTRDGFGADDRDGSAGKALGWWDGMIGPGKAFDTDRFFVVSTNLLGGCRGTTGPSSVDQATGKPYGTDFPVITVADMVRVERAFLDELGIARLAAVAGGSLGGMQALEWAVSYPDQVDAAVVIASTHALGPQGVAWNAIARDAIMRDPAWQGGHYYGTGSAPSDGMGIARMVGHITYLSAPALDDKFGRRLQFADDIRYTLTEPEYEVESYLRYQAASFVKRFDANTYLYTSRALTYFDLARSYGSGSLERALDRVAARALLIAFSSDWLYPPSASTEIADALRTLGKPVELQVIDAPYGHDCFLLEEARQTPIIRRFLEEPS, encoded by the coding sequence GTGTCAACGTCAGGCTCGACGATCGCGGCCGGCTCGGCCGGGACGGTCGAGACGAGGTTTCTGGACCTGCCGGCTCCGGTGCCGCTCGACTGTGGACGTTCGCTGCATCCGGTCCGGGTGGCGTACGAGACGTACGGAACGCTCTCGCCCGCGCGCGACAACGTGATCCTGGTCTGTCACGCGCTCAGCGGCGACGCGCACGCCGCCGGATACTCCGCGGCACCGTCCGCCGAGGCGAGCACGCGGGACGGGTTCGGCGCGGACGACCGCGACGGCTCGGCGGGCAAGGCGCTCGGCTGGTGGGACGGGATGATCGGGCCGGGCAAGGCGTTCGACACCGACCGCTTCTTCGTCGTCTCCACCAACCTGCTCGGCGGCTGCCGCGGGACGACCGGGCCGTCGTCGGTCGACCAGGCGACCGGCAAGCCGTACGGAACGGACTTTCCGGTGATCACGGTCGCCGACATGGTCCGGGTCGAGCGGGCGTTCCTGGACGAGCTCGGCATCGCCCGGTTGGCAGCGGTCGCCGGTGGGTCGCTGGGCGGCATGCAGGCGCTGGAGTGGGCGGTCTCGTACCCCGACCAGGTCGACGCCGCCGTCGTCATCGCGAGCACGCACGCCCTGGGGCCGCAGGGCGTGGCGTGGAACGCGATCGCCCGCGACGCGATCATGCGCGACCCGGCCTGGCAGGGCGGCCACTACTACGGCACCGGCTCCGCGCCGTCCGACGGGATGGGCATCGCGCGGATGGTCGGCCACATCACCTACCTGTCCGCCCCGGCGTTGGACGACAAGTTCGGCCGGCGGCTGCAGTTCGCCGACGACATCCGCTACACGTTGACCGAGCCGGAGTACGAGGTCGAGAGCTACCTGCGCTACCAGGCCGCCTCGTTCGTCAAGCGGTTCGACGCGAACACCTATCTCTACACGTCGCGCGCGCTGACCTACTTCGACCTCGCGCGCTCGTACGGCTCGGGCTCTTTGGAGCGTGCGCTGGACCGCGTGGCCGCGCGGGCGTTGCTGATCGCGTTCAGCTCCGACTGGCTTTACCCGCCGTCGGCGTCGACGGAGATCGCGGATGCCCTGCGTACGTTGGGCAAACCGGTCGAGCTCCAGGTGATCGACGCGCCGTACGGGCATGACTGCTTCCTGCTCGAGGAAGCCCGGCAGACCCCGATCATCCGTCGTTTCCTGGAGGAGCCTTCGTGA